A DNA window from Heliomicrobium undosum contains the following coding sequences:
- a CDS encoding phage holin family protein, producing MFSMVVRFLVSAVVLLVASWFIPFFVINGIMGAVVAALVIALLGYAAEALFGDRITSMHRGIVGFLVSAAVIWLSQLLVPNAIQTSVIGALIAALIIGAIDAVLPTPLTPKALPGGGKR from the coding sequence ATGTTTTCAATGGTCGTCCGCTTTCTCGTCTCCGCCGTTGTCCTCTTGGTGGCCAGTTGGTTCATCCCTTTCTTCGTCATCAACGGCATTATGGGAGCCGTCGTGGCCGCCCTGGTTATCGCCCTGCTGGGTTACGCAGCGGAAGCCCTATTCGGAGACCGGATCACCAGCATGCATCGCGGCATCGTCGGGTTTCTCGTTTCCGCAGCCGTCATCTGGCTGAGCCAACTGTTGGTGCCGAACGCGATCCAAACCAGTGTCATCGGCGCTTTGATCGCAGCGTTGATCATCGGCGCCATTGACGCCGTGCTGCCGACGCCGCTGACGCCAAAAGCGCTTCCCGGCGGAGGAAAAAGGTAA
- the hemW gene encoding radical SAM family heme chaperone HemW, translating to MMNIREWRQEPSAAPRLKADWGVYVHVPFCRSKCAYCDFYSHPADSEFRMAYANAVIGQMEREADQWRRRLPSGPATVFFGGGTPTLLPAAAGARILDTLRRCYGWERSGVPMEITIEANPGTVDERELAVWAEAGCNRLSLGVQAFQPRLLTFLGRCQRLHDVTEAFAAARKAGIDNISIDLIYGIPGQSLDDWRLSLELALNFSPAHLSLYNLKAEQGTPLAEWMMRGLAEPCVEDLEVEMYEAAQQTLQSAGFLQYELSNFALPGRECRHNQNYWRRGDYLGFGSGAVSAAGLRRWSWPADSGAFVLSFEKGEDIQPVEEEGLSPEVAAQEAIILGLRTTAGVNLSLVAGEYGLGDATLEKWHRLSAELSRQGWIHYDGTNISLVSRAYLIANEIMARYLD from the coding sequence ATGATGAACATTCGAGAATGGCGCCAGGAACCCTCTGCAGCGCCAAGGTTAAAAGCGGATTGGGGCGTCTATGTCCACGTCCCTTTCTGCCGCAGCAAATGCGCCTACTGTGACTTCTATTCCCATCCGGCCGACAGCGAATTCCGGATGGCCTATGCAAACGCCGTCATCGGCCAGATGGAAAGGGAGGCGGACCAATGGCGGCGCCGCCTTCCCTCCGGGCCGGCGACGGTTTTTTTTGGCGGCGGAACGCCCACGCTGCTCCCGGCTGCCGCCGGAGCGCGGATCCTGGACACCCTGCGGCGCTGTTATGGATGGGAACGATCCGGCGTTCCGATGGAAATCACCATCGAAGCCAACCCCGGGACCGTCGATGAGCGCGAACTGGCTGTCTGGGCTGAGGCTGGTTGCAACCGCCTTTCCCTGGGGGTGCAAGCCTTCCAACCGCGCTTGCTGACCTTTCTGGGGCGTTGCCAGCGTCTCCACGATGTGACCGAGGCTTTCGCGGCAGCCCGCAAGGCCGGTATCGACAACATCAGCATCGACCTGATCTACGGCATCCCTGGGCAGAGCCTCGATGACTGGCGCCTTTCCCTCGAACTGGCCTTGAACTTTTCACCTGCTCACCTTTCTCTCTATAACTTAAAAGCCGAACAGGGAACCCCTTTGGCGGAATGGATGATGCGCGGCCTGGCTGAACCTTGTGTAGAAGATCTTGAGGTGGAAATGTACGAGGCAGCCCAGCAAACCTTGCAGTCGGCCGGCTTTCTCCAGTATGAACTGTCCAACTTCGCTCTGCCCGGAAGGGAGTGCCGCCACAACCAAAACTACTGGCGACGGGGAGACTACCTCGGTTTTGGCAGCGGCGCCGTCTCAGCAGCAGGCTTGCGGCGCTGGTCCTGGCCAGCCGACAGCGGCGCCTTCGTACTATCTTTTGAAAAAGGTGAAGACATACAGCCTGTCGAGGAGGAAGGCCTTTCTCCGGAGGTGGCCGCCCAGGAGGCGATCATCCTCGGTCTGCGCACAACGGCTGGTGTCAATCTGTCGTTGGTGGCCGGCGAGTACGGCCTTGGCGACGCAACGTTGGAAAAATGGCATAGACTGTCAGCAGAGCTCTCGCGGCAGGGATGGATACACTATGATGGGACAAATATCTCCCTTGTGTCGCGAGCCTATCTGATCGCCAATGAGATCATGGCCCGCTACCTGGATTGA
- the spoIIP gene encoding stage II sporulation protein P, with product MFIRRTNPWGRTGPSRLWVVVLLASFVLFGWMWRAMPAFWTWFPPFDILRLAVPVLSSPSPAAPTDQRDGADMDDKEKTLTASSPRGFTADQLNRLIEGQIPLLGTTLQQANPVSGQKNTVASGEKNSPGSGANLRRAVEQEGDDYPELDILREDPRGERSTDSGEKTEKSSPNQPASDVPPQPPSGEPNPFVLLYHTHNAENYGADGGSSRLDGRNAGVFTAGKRLGTRLQEKQRLTVVHSDAIHDYPSYDLAYVQSRKTLLALLQRYPNPLAIIDLHRDAVPLRETVTVGGRKAARILIVVGTDARAAHPRWRDNLRFAEAVAAKLDEKAPGLCKGVITKAGRYHQQLHPRALLVEIGGDRNSVAEAQAAAEIFADALAKVFQEKGLLRDAKKGG from the coding sequence TTGTTCATTCGCCGGACAAACCCATGGGGGCGCACAGGCCCGAGTCGCCTCTGGGTGGTCGTCTTGCTCGCCTCGTTCGTACTGTTTGGATGGATGTGGCGGGCCATGCCGGCTTTTTGGACATGGTTCCCGCCTTTTGACATTCTCCGGCTGGCCGTGCCTGTCCTTTCATCGCCATCCCCGGCGGCCCCGACGGATCAGCGCGACGGCGCGGACATGGATGATAAAGAAAAAACACTGACGGCCTCCAGTCCGAGGGGCTTTACGGCCGATCAACTCAATCGTCTGATCGAAGGGCAAATCCCCCTGCTGGGAACAACGCTGCAGCAGGCCAACCCAGTGTCCGGCCAGAAAAACACAGTGGCTTCCGGCGAAAAAAACAGCCCCGGCAGCGGCGCCAATCTGAGGCGGGCCGTGGAACAAGAGGGGGATGATTACCCCGAGCTGGATATCCTCCGCGAGGATCCTCGCGGAGAGCGCAGCACCGATTCTGGCGAAAAAACAGAGAAAAGCTCCCCTAACCAGCCGGCTTCCGATGTTCCTCCCCAGCCGCCGTCAGGGGAGCCAAATCCCTTTGTCTTGCTCTATCACACCCACAATGCTGAAAATTACGGCGCTGATGGCGGCTCGTCCCGGCTCGACGGGCGCAACGCCGGCGTCTTCACGGCCGGCAAGCGCCTGGGAACGCGGCTTCAGGAGAAGCAGAGACTAACGGTTGTCCATTCCGATGCCATTCATGACTACCCATCCTATGATCTGGCCTATGTCCAATCGCGAAAGACCCTCCTGGCGTTGCTGCAACGCTACCCCAATCCTCTGGCGATCATCGATTTGCATCGTGACGCTGTGCCCCTGCGGGAAACGGTGACGGTGGGTGGTCGGAAGGCGGCGCGGATCCTGATCGTCGTGGGGACCGACGCCCGGGCGGCGCATCCACGCTGGAGGGATAACCTCCGGTTTGCCGAAGCTGTGGCGGCAAAACTGGATGAAAAAGCGCCGGGACTGTGCAAGGGGGTCATCACCAAGGCCGGGCGCTACCACCAGCAGCTGCATCCCAGGGCGCTGCTCGTGGAAATCGGCGGAGACCGCAACAGTGTGGCCGAGGCCCAGGCGGCGGCGGAGATTTTCGCTGACGCCCTGGCGAAGGTGTTCCAGGAGAAGGGTTTGCTCCGGGATGCGAAAAAAGGAGGATGA
- the rpsT gene encoding 30S ribosomal protein S20 has translation MPNIKSAIKRVKIARERTLKNASARSALRTTLKRFEAALASADVDNARAALAKAVRALDKAAAKGLIHKNTASRKKSRITKRFNKAAV, from the coding sequence GTGCCCAATATCAAATCAGCGATCAAGCGGGTCAAGATCGCCCGTGAGCGGACGTTGAAGAACGCCTCTGCCCGTTCGGCGCTGCGGACGACGCTGAAGCGTTTCGAAGCCGCCCTGGCCTCCGCCGACGTGGACAATGCTCGCGCCGCCCTTGCCAAGGCTGTCCGGGCTCTCGATAAAGCCGCCGCCAAAGGTTTGATCCACAAGAATACGGCGTCTCGCAAAAAGTCCCGTATCACGAAGCGTTTCAACAAGGCTGCGGTGTAA
- the hrcA gene encoding heat-inducible transcriptional repressor HrcA codes for MQMNDRKQKVLWAIIQDYVSTAEPVGSRTIARKYDLGVSPATIRNEMSDLEELGLIEQPYTSSGRIPSDYGYRYFVDCLMERETLNPEELRRVQRAMSERLQEVNSIMQQTTNLLAKLTNYTAVVLGPQVGKTTFQQIHFFPVMPTKAVAVVVTSAGVMENKLLDIPESMTPEDLQKVSVMINERLQGLTMAQVRASLCMELNEALKKQKQVLSRSLELIDEALHGDSDERVFLAGTMNIFKQPEFKDVEKLQNLLGILEQHHTVRELMHDHPEPGIHIKIGTENRHEGVRNCSMVTASYQLDGEVLGVIGLIGPTRMEYSKAVAVVEGLTGQLSAVLKKMFNR; via the coding sequence ATGCAAATGAATGATCGCAAGCAGAAGGTTCTCTGGGCTATTATTCAAGACTACGTATCCACGGCGGAACCTGTCGGCTCCCGCACCATTGCCCGCAAGTATGACCTCGGCGTCAGTCCCGCCACCATCCGCAACGAGATGTCCGACCTGGAGGAACTGGGCTTGATCGAACAACCCTACACATCCTCCGGGCGTATCCCTTCCGACTACGGGTACAGGTACTTTGTCGACTGTCTGATGGAGCGGGAGACCCTCAACCCGGAGGAACTCCGGAGGGTTCAACGCGCCATGTCGGAGCGTCTGCAGGAAGTCAACAGCATCATGCAGCAGACGACCAACCTGCTGGCCAAGTTGACCAACTACACCGCTGTCGTGCTGGGTCCCCAGGTAGGGAAGACGACCTTTCAGCAGATTCACTTTTTTCCTGTCATGCCGACGAAGGCGGTCGCGGTTGTCGTCACCTCGGCCGGTGTCATGGAGAACAAGCTCCTCGACATCCCGGAGTCGATGACGCCGGAAGACCTGCAGAAGGTGTCGGTGATGATCAATGAACGCTTGCAAGGATTGACGATGGCCCAGGTCCGGGCCTCTCTCTGCATGGAACTGAACGAGGCATTGAAAAAACAGAAGCAGGTGCTCTCCCGTTCGTTGGAACTCATCGATGAAGCATTGCATGGAGACAGCGACGAACGGGTTTTTCTGGCCGGCACCATGAACATCTTCAAACAGCCTGAGTTCAAAGATGTGGAAAAACTCCAGAACCTTTTGGGCATACTAGAACAACACCATACCGTGCGCGAACTGATGCATGACCATCCTGAACCAGGTATCCACATCAAGATCGGCACGGAAAACCGGCACGAAGGTGTCCGCAACTGTTCCATGGTGACAGCCTCTTACCAGTTGGACGGCGAAGTCCTCGGCGTCATCGGCCTGATCGGGCCGACCCGGATGGAGTATTCCAAAGCCGTCGCCGTCGTGGAAGGGTTGACGGGACAACTTTCGGCGGTCCTGAAAAAAATGTTTAATCGCTAG
- the lepA gene encoding translation elongation factor 4, with protein sequence MGKAQANIRNFCIIAHIDHGKSTLADRILEFTGALTEREMEDQVLDSMDLERERGITIKLQAVRLQYKAKDGQVYTLNLIDTPGHVDFTYEVSRSLAACEGALLVVDAAQGIEAQTLANVYLALENDLEIIPVVNKIDLPSAEPDRVKQEIEDVIGLDASDAILASAKAGIGIEETLEAIVAKIPPPEGDPTAPLQCMIFDSFYDAYKGAISYVRVVEGSVKKGTKIKMMSTGKTFEVTEVGVFTPAPRQVEKLSSGEVGFIVASIKNVKDTQVGDTITDADHPAKEPLPGYRQVTPMVYCGLYPVEGADYEDLRDALDKLRLNDAALIYEPETSVALGFGFRCGFLGLLHMEIVQERLEREFDLDLITTAPNVIYKVNQTDGQVVLVDNPTKLPPNQKIETIEEPYVKASVMVPSDFVGAVMELCQEKRGAFINMDYIAGQRVMLIYELPLAEIIFDFFDQLKSRTKGYASLDYELIGYRVSELVKLDILLNGDLIDAFSIIVHRDRAYNRGRALADRLKDLIPRQMFEVPIQAVIGNKVIARETIKAIRKNVLAKCYGGDISRKRKLLEKQKEGKKRMKQVGSVEIPQEAFMAVLSIDK encoded by the coding sequence ATGGGAAAGGCGCAAGCCAACATTCGAAATTTTTGCATTATCGCCCATATTGACCACGGCAAATCGACCCTTGCCGACCGCATCCTGGAGTTTACCGGGGCGCTGACGGAGCGTGAGATGGAGGACCAGGTCCTCGACTCGATGGACCTGGAGCGGGAACGGGGCATCACGATCAAGCTGCAAGCCGTTCGTCTCCAATACAAGGCGAAGGACGGCCAGGTCTACACGCTGAACCTGATCGACACCCCGGGCCACGTGGATTTCACATATGAGGTTTCCCGTTCCCTCGCGGCCTGCGAGGGGGCCTTGCTGGTCGTTGACGCCGCACAGGGCATCGAGGCCCAGACGCTGGCCAACGTCTACCTGGCATTGGAGAATGATTTGGAGATCATCCCCGTCGTCAACAAGATCGACCTGCCTAGTGCCGAGCCTGACCGAGTCAAGCAGGAGATCGAGGATGTTATCGGTTTGGACGCCTCTGACGCCATCCTGGCTTCTGCAAAAGCCGGCATCGGCATCGAAGAGACACTGGAGGCGATTGTGGCCAAGATCCCGCCGCCGGAGGGCGACCCGACAGCGCCGCTGCAGTGCATGATTTTCGATTCCTTTTACGACGCCTATAAGGGCGCTATTTCCTATGTCCGTGTCGTCGAAGGCAGCGTGAAAAAAGGCACGAAAATCAAAATGATGTCCACCGGCAAGACCTTTGAGGTGACCGAGGTGGGCGTTTTCACCCCAGCGCCCCGGCAGGTGGAGAAGCTCTCTTCCGGCGAGGTCGGCTTCATCGTCGCCTCCATCAAAAACGTCAAGGACACCCAGGTGGGCGACACGATCACCGACGCCGACCATCCGGCCAAAGAGCCGCTGCCCGGCTACCGCCAGGTGACGCCCATGGTCTACTGCGGCCTCTATCCTGTGGAAGGCGCCGATTATGAAGACCTGCGCGACGCCCTGGACAAACTGCGTCTCAACGATGCAGCCCTCATCTATGAACCGGAAACGTCGGTGGCCCTCGGTTTTGGCTTCCGCTGCGGCTTCCTTGGGTTGCTGCACATGGAGATTGTTCAGGAGCGGCTGGAACGGGAGTTTGACCTTGACCTGATCACGACGGCGCCGAACGTCATCTACAAGGTCAACCAGACAGACGGCCAGGTGGTCCTCGTCGACAACCCGACCAAACTCCCTCCGAACCAGAAGATTGAGACCATCGAAGAGCCTTATGTCAAGGCCTCTGTCATGGTGCCTTCCGACTTCGTCGGCGCCGTCATGGAGCTTTGCCAGGAAAAACGGGGCGCCTTCATCAATATGGACTACATTGCCGGCCAGCGGGTGATGCTGATCTATGAACTGCCCCTGGCGGAAATCATCTTCGACTTCTTTGACCAGTTGAAGTCCCGCACCAAGGGTTACGCCTCCTTGGACTATGAACTGATCGGCTATCGCGTCTCCGAACTGGTCAAGCTGGACATCCTGCTCAATGGGGATCTCATCGACGCCTTCTCCATCATCGTCCACCGCGACCGCGCCTACAACCGCGGTCGGGCGCTGGCTGACAGGCTCAAAGACCTCATCCCCCGGCAGATGTTCGAGGTGCCCATCCAGGCCGTCATCGGCAACAAGGTCATCGCCCGCGAGACGATCAAGGCCATCCGCAAAAACGTGCTCGCCAAGTGCTACGGCGGCGACATCTCGCGGAAACGCAAGCTCCTGGAGAAGCAAAAAGAGGGCAAGAAGCGGATGAAACAGGTGGGAAGCGTCGAAATCCCGCAGGAAGCTTTTATGGCTGTTCTTAGCATTGACAAGTAG
- the murJ gene encoding murein biosynthesis integral membrane protein MurJ, whose translation MNHIDNDGSPPSRGGQRIAKAAGSIMLAMLISRLLGFVREAVIGAKFGQNAVTDSYIAAFALPDFLYFLLVGGALSTAFIPVFSSYVATDKENDGWIVASTFINAMLLLLTIGIIIGEIFTPQLIPLVAYDFEGETLERTIFLTRIMFPSVLFTGLAGLAMGVLNSFQHFLMPSVGAILYNVVIILCGYFLSDTFGIAAFSIGVVLGAFVNFLVQVPMLLRVGLRYQLVMRLDHPGVRQIAKLMGPALLGLSIGQVQDIINQNLASALEPGSITALRFANRLMQLPLGVFAIAISVAVFPSLTSAAARREWTDFRRNLSLGLRTVIYITVPAAVGMAILRVPIVQVLFERDKFDHGATLATASVLLFFLIGLFAQGANQLLPRVFYALQRPSIPVRISLIILVLNTALSLVMIRYWGAEGLAMAFSLSAVVAFAMFLLLARRALRSIDGGRLLASLLKTLMASAIMGGAIMALQEFIVVMVDMTVLTGQLILLTVTVSAGAGVYALATYVMKMEEADMVARTFLSRFMRR comes from the coding sequence GTGAACCACATCGACAACGACGGATCGCCGCCTTCCCGGGGCGGTCAACGCATCGCCAAGGCGGCCGGCTCGATCATGCTGGCCATGTTGATCTCCCGCCTCCTCGGTTTTGTCCGGGAAGCGGTGATCGGGGCCAAATTTGGACAGAATGCCGTTACCGATTCATACATCGCCGCCTTCGCGCTGCCTGATTTTCTCTATTTCTTGCTCGTCGGAGGCGCCCTCTCGACGGCCTTTATCCCGGTCTTTTCCTCTTACGTCGCCACCGACAAGGAGAATGACGGCTGGATCGTGGCGTCCACCTTTATCAATGCCATGCTCTTGCTGCTTACGATCGGCATCATCATCGGCGAGATTTTCACCCCCCAGTTGATCCCCCTGGTTGCCTATGACTTCGAGGGAGAGACGCTGGAACGGACGATCTTCCTGACGCGGATCATGTTTCCCTCCGTCTTGTTCACCGGCCTGGCCGGGTTGGCCATGGGGGTACTGAACTCCTTCCAGCACTTCCTGATGCCTTCTGTCGGGGCGATCCTCTACAACGTGGTCATCATCCTCTGCGGCTATTTCTTGTCTGACACCTTCGGCATCGCCGCCTTTTCCATCGGCGTCGTCCTCGGCGCCTTTGTCAATTTCCTGGTGCAGGTGCCCATGCTTCTGCGCGTCGGCCTGCGCTACCAGTTGGTGATGCGCCTTGACCATCCCGGTGTTCGCCAGATAGCCAAGTTAATGGGTCCGGCCCTCCTCGGCCTGTCGATCGGTCAGGTCCAGGACATCATCAACCAGAACCTGGCATCCGCCTTGGAACCGGGATCGATCACGGCCCTCCGCTTCGCCAACCGTTTGATGCAACTCCCGCTCGGGGTCTTCGCCATCGCCATCTCGGTGGCCGTTTTTCCTAGCTTGACGAGCGCCGCCGCCCGCCGGGAATGGACCGATTTTCGTCGCAACCTGTCGCTGGGGTTGCGGACCGTCATCTACATCACCGTCCCTGCCGCCGTCGGCATGGCCATCCTGCGCGTTCCCATCGTGCAGGTCCTCTTTGAGCGTGATAAATTCGATCATGGGGCCACCTTGGCGACGGCGTCAGTATTGCTGTTCTTCCTCATCGGCCTTTTTGCCCAGGGCGCCAACCAGTTGCTGCCCCGTGTCTTCTACGCCTTGCAGCGGCCTTCCATCCCAGTCCGTATCAGCCTGATCATCCTCGTCCTCAACACGGCGCTCAGCCTGGTCATGATCCGCTACTGGGGGGCAGAAGGGTTGGCCATGGCCTTCTCCCTTAGCGCTGTCGTCGCCTTTGCCATGTTCTTGCTCCTGGCGCGGCGGGCGCTGCGGTCGATCGACGGTGGTCGGCTATTGGCGTCGCTGTTGAAAACTCTCATGGCCTCGGCGATCATGGGAGGCGCGATCATGGCCTTGCAGGAGTTCATCGTCGTCATGGTGGATATGACCGTCCTGACAGGTCAATTGATCCTGTTGACGGTTACCGTATCAGCCGGCGCCGGCGTCTACGCGCTGGCAACCTACGTAATGAAGATGGAGGAGGCGGACATGGTCGCCCGCACCTTCCTCAGCCGGTTTATGCGGCGTTAG
- the holA gene encoding DNA polymerase III subunit delta: MDYAGMKATLQRDVYASVYLIYGDEPFLMSEVLEELTGRFAGQPGGEFNMDRLEGDVTAETIAEAAQTPPFMAERRLVIVRDAPLLRAARGSDGADGEGASSGKGKGASRSKTMEPEAPLLKYLSDPSPTTCLVFFSPSGVDKRKRLYKAIEKAGHAVEIKKLSESDVRNWAAQRAKAMKLPFEAEALNLLIDRVGDDLGRLVLELEKLRNFLGEPSPTRRVTPERVRRLVPATPEDNVFAIADALGDGRVDDALRITRDLVRNGQHPIPLLFLIIRHVRQLLRLKELAASGVRKTDWAREMKLPAGVVRKLESQSDRFPREELRRLYHRLTAADVAIKTGAGEAQQTLELCLLAFATKKA, encoded by the coding sequence ATGGATTATGCCGGCATGAAGGCAACGCTCCAGCGGGATGTTTACGCCTCTGTCTACCTGATCTACGGCGACGAACCCTTCCTGATGAGCGAGGTCTTGGAAGAATTGACGGGGCGCTTTGCCGGACAACCGGGAGGGGAATTCAACATGGACCGACTGGAGGGGGATGTGACGGCCGAGACGATCGCCGAAGCGGCCCAGACACCGCCCTTCATGGCGGAACGGCGCCTCGTCATCGTGCGAGACGCACCCCTGTTGCGCGCCGCTCGCGGTTCTGATGGGGCCGATGGGGAGGGGGCCTCGTCGGGAAAAGGAAAGGGGGCGAGCCGTTCCAAGACGATGGAACCGGAGGCGCCGCTGCTCAAATACCTCTCTGATCCGTCGCCGACAACATGCCTCGTCTTTTTCTCCCCTTCAGGGGTTGACAAGCGAAAACGCCTATACAAAGCGATTGAAAAGGCCGGCCATGCCGTCGAGATCAAAAAACTGTCCGAATCCGACGTGCGGAACTGGGCGGCTCAGCGGGCCAAGGCGATGAAATTGCCTTTTGAAGCCGAGGCGCTGAACCTGCTCATCGACCGCGTCGGCGACGATCTGGGCCGGCTGGTATTGGAGTTGGAAAAGCTGCGCAACTTTCTCGGTGAGCCGTCACCGACCCGGCGGGTGACGCCGGAACGAGTCCGCCGCCTTGTCCCGGCCACACCGGAAGACAATGTCTTCGCCATCGCCGACGCCCTAGGCGACGGACGGGTCGACGACGCCCTGCGCATCACCCGCGATCTCGTCCGCAACGGCCAGCATCCCATACCGCTGCTCTTCCTGATCATCCGCCATGTGCGGCAGTTATTGCGCCTCAAGGAACTGGCCGCCTCCGGCGTGCGCAAGACCGACTGGGCCAGGGAGATGAAGCTGCCCGCAGGGGTTGTGCGGAAACTGGAGAGCCAGTCCGACCGCTTTCCCAGGGAGGAATTGCGCCGCCTCTACCATCGCCTGACGGCAGCCGACGTAGCCATCAAGACGGGCGCCGGCGAGGCTCAGCAGACGCTGGAGCTCTGCCTGCTCGCCTTCGCCACAAAAAAGGCATGA
- a CDS encoding TCP-1/cpn60 chaperonin family protein — protein sequence MSVKQVSNNTEVDERLAALMTNANAIRAIASAVEGTLGPKGLDTMLVDKFGDVVITNDGVTILQLMEVNHPAARMLIKMAKAQQSEIGDGTTTATVLAGSLISEGVNQVTKGVPVSRVIEGLKAGVKNAVEMFQRHARPVQGVMDPMLEKVALVAGREHQDIAGLVIEAARLVGEEKLRESGFKLSETIRAREGADNQVLSGVIINKTPMNEDMPKKLEDALVLVIDDALEPEELEEEALSTEAGFNWYRQKQQEFLENVRKIVALGVKAVLVDRGVEDIAEEILTDAGVLVIQRVASRELKKAAEHTGARAIKRTGLKRDPADLTRYLGKAGSITVDEKLEHICILQGSGKPVATVLVGAATEEVVGERERIARDAASAVQAAIKGGLVPGGGAVELAVARQMEEVRRETRGMAAYGLDCVVAALKKPFAQIITNAGFNPLEKLGDVIAAQMEQNSDTLSINCDNGELADMWAMGVIDPAQVKMHALKAAGEVAEAILRIDTIIKKREERPDGGNNRGEGDW from the coding sequence TTGAGTGTCAAGCAAGTGAGCAACAACACCGAAGTGGATGAACGATTAGCAGCATTGATGACCAACGCCAACGCCATCCGCGCCATCGCCAGCGCCGTCGAAGGCACCCTCGGTCCGAAGGGGCTCGACACGATGCTCGTCGACAAGTTTGGCGATGTGGTCATCACCAATGACGGCGTCACGATCCTCCAATTGATGGAGGTCAACCACCCAGCTGCGCGCATGCTGATCAAGATGGCCAAGGCCCAGCAGTCTGAAATCGGCGACGGGACGACAACTGCGACCGTCCTCGCCGGCAGCCTGATCAGCGAAGGCGTCAACCAGGTGACCAAGGGCGTTCCCGTCTCCCGGGTCATCGAGGGTTTGAAGGCAGGCGTCAAAAACGCTGTTGAGATGTTCCAGCGCCATGCCCGTCCCGTCCAGGGGGTAATGGACCCCATGCTAGAGAAGGTGGCCCTGGTAGCCGGACGGGAACACCAGGACATCGCCGGGCTCGTCATCGAAGCGGCCCGACTCGTCGGGGAAGAGAAACTGCGCGAGTCCGGCTTCAAGCTCTCCGAGACGATTCGCGCCCGTGAGGGCGCCGATAACCAGGTGCTCTCCGGCGTGATCATCAACAAGACGCCCATGAATGAGGACATGCCTAAAAAGCTGGAAGACGCGCTCGTCCTCGTCATCGACGATGCCCTCGAACCGGAGGAACTGGAAGAGGAGGCCCTCAGCACCGAGGCCGGCTTCAACTGGTATCGCCAGAAGCAGCAGGAGTTTTTAGAAAACGTCCGCAAAATCGTCGCCCTCGGCGTAAAAGCCGTCCTCGTCGATCGGGGCGTGGAAGATATCGCTGAAGAGATCCTCACCGACGCCGGTGTGCTTGTCATCCAGCGCGTCGCCAGCCGGGAATTGAAAAAGGCAGCCGAACATACAGGCGCCCGGGCGATTAAGCGCACGGGGCTGAAGCGCGACCCTGCCGACTTGACGCGTTACTTGGGCAAGGCAGGCTCGATCACTGTCGATGAGAAACTGGAGCACATCTGCATCCTGCAAGGGAGCGGCAAACCGGTGGCTACGGTGCTCGTCGGCGCCGCCACCGAGGAGGTTGTCGGCGAGCGAGAGCGCATCGCTAGGGACGCTGCCTCGGCCGTCCAGGCAGCCATCAAGGGTGGACTCGTCCCCGGCGGTGGCGCTGTCGAACTGGCTGTGGCCCGCCAGATGGAGGAAGTGCGCCGGGAGACGCGGGGCATGGCCGCCTATGGCCTCGACTGTGTCGTAGCCGCTTTGAAGAAGCCTTTCGCTCAGATCATCACCAACGCCGGCTTCAACCCCCTCGAAAAACTGGGCGATGTGATCGCCGCCCAGATGGAGCAGAACAGCGATACACTCTCGATCAACTGTGACAACGGCGAGTTGGCCGATATGTGGGCCATGGGGGTTATCGATCCGGCGCAGGTGAAGATGCATGCTTTGAAGGCGGCCGGCGAGGTGGCCGAAGCCATCCTGCGTATCGACACGATCATCAAAAAACGGGAGGAACGTCCCGATGGAGGCAACAACCGCGGGGAGGGAGACTGGTGA